A genomic region of Micromonospora sp. NBRC 110009 contains the following coding sequences:
- a CDS encoding DUF4240 domain-containing protein produces MTGTDLAASSRLPTVEEEARFWALLEQAWARLGPEPAALRRALLERDPEGAEDDELYAIDDWLDPFVETLRELCAGLSGPELVDLGRVVERKLYDIDRADIQEVTDGSDDGFLYARGFILAMGREFYAAVRAEPAMAVLDAECEQLCYLFAHLYEERFGAWPETGSGISRESVSNPAGWPD; encoded by the coding sequence GTGACTGGTACCGATCTTGCTGCTTCGTCGCGGTTGCCGACGGTCGAGGAGGAGGCCCGCTTCTGGGCTCTGCTGGAGCAGGCGTGGGCCCGGCTGGGCCCGGAGCCGGCGGCGCTGCGCCGCGCCCTGCTCGAGCGGGACCCGGAGGGCGCCGAGGACGACGAGCTCTACGCGATCGACGACTGGCTCGACCCCTTCGTCGAGACGCTGCGTGAGCTGTGTGCCGGGCTGTCGGGCCCGGAGCTGGTCGACCTCGGCCGGGTCGTCGAGCGGAAGCTGTACGACATCGACCGCGCCGACATTCAGGAGGTCACGGACGGCTCCGACGACGGCTTCCTGTACGCCCGCGGGTTCATCCTGGCGATGGGTCGGGAGTTCTATGCGGCGGTCCGGGCGGAGCCGGCGATGGCCGTGCTCGACGCCGAGTGCGAGCAACTCTGCTACCTCTTCGCCCACCTGTACGAGGAGCGCTTCGGTGCCTGGCCGGAGACCGGCTCGGGCATCTCCCGAGAGTCCGTCAGCAACCCGGCTGGCTGGCCGGACTAG